From the genome of Arthrobacter sp. SLBN-122:
ACAGTGACCTGGTGCAGGGCGCCCATGCGGCTGTGCCGCCAGATGTGCACCGTGCAGGGCAGGCAGACGGCGGCAAGCGCCAGCATGAACACGCTCAGCCAAAGGCCGTGGCGGCCGGCCGCGGCCAGCCACAGGTGCGCAGCGCAGCCTGCGGCGGTGACCACGGCGACCAGCCGGGAATGCAGGACCGGACCCTTGGCACCGGGCCGTCCTGCCGCCGTCGTACTCCCTGCCCCGGCGGCGACCAGACTAGTGGCAGGAGCCACGGCTGACGCCCTCGGTGTGGCAGGCCGCGGCCTGCTTGTTGGGATTGGCGGGTACATCCAGGACGGGACTGCGGTCGAAGAAGCCCTCGGGGCGGAGCTTGAAGCCCACCGTGTCCACCGGCATGATGGGCCAGTCCTCCACCCGCGGGAAGTGGGTCAGGCCAAAGGTGTGCCACACAACGATGTCCTGTCCGTCGATGTCCCGGTCCTGCGCCACGTAGGCCGGAAGGCCAGCTCCCCCGGCATGCTGGTTCACGAAGTCGCCGGTGGGGTAGCGCTCGTCCTCGGCGTGGCGGGTCACCCAGAGGTCCTTCGTGGCGAACGCAGCGCGGCGCGCAATGGACGAGTCCGGGTCCGCGAGCAGCGTGGGCTGGTTGGAGGAATGCAGCTTGTAGCCCACAGGCTCCCCCAGCCGGTTGTGGGATTCGGGGTTGGAAATGATCCAGGTCCGGCCGCGGCGGGCATCAGCCTCGCGGACCGCTTCGGATTCACGGGCCAGGACGGTGCGCTTTCGGGAGAAGGCGTTGCCGCGCTCATTGCCGGGACCCAGGGCCTGGCGGACCACGTCCTCCTCCTCCACCCGGTTGGTGAACCCATCGACTGCCATGTCCAGCCGGGCGCTGAAGAGGTGCTGGTGGAACGGGGCGCCCAGGCCGGGGGCCAGTTGGGAGATGTTGTCCGAGCCGCCCTCGGGGAAGGCTGACGTGAAGACGATGCCGGTGGCCTTGGCTTCGAATTCGATGGTGCCGTCCAGGTAGAGGTACCAGTAGAAGCCGTAATCGTAGTTGCCAATGGTGGTGAAGAAGGAGATGACCAGACGGCGGTTGCGGCGGGTGTAGGTGACGCCGCTCCACAGGTCCGAGTGCTTGGAGAGGATGCTCCAGTCCTCCTCGTGCATGCAGATGCCGTTGCGGACTTCGCGGGGGTTGCCGAAGGCGTCCGAGATGACGGGGCTCAGGTACGTGATGTCGCCCACGCAGTCGCAGCCCAGTTCCAGTGAGTTGGCGTACTGGCCCACCAGGTATTCGCCGGTGTCGAAGTAGTTCTGCCAGGACCGGATGGGTGACGGGTCACCGTAGGGGACCACCATTTCGGCGATCGAGGCGCGGTTGATGATGGGCCGCAGCCGGTCCCCGTCCCGGAAGCCGAGGTTGTGCAGGACCACGCCTTCGCGGACATCGAAACCGACGTCCACGCTCCACTTTTCCCACTCGACGTGATTGCCGCCGGTCACGGTGAAACTGGGTCCCTCCGGCTGGGTGATGCTGATGGGTTTCTGGGTGGTCCGCAGCGGCCCGGTCAGTTCCGGGTCCGTGTAGTTGCCGTGTTCGGCCGGGATGGGCATCACGCCCAGGTCGATCACCTGGGTGACCTCCTTGCTGACCACGTCCACGTAGGCCACCAATCCGTCCACGGGGTGCGCCCACGCGCTGTCTTCCGGGAACTCCTGCACGAACGCCAGTCCACGCAGGATCCGCCGGCCCTTCTCCTCCGTGTATTCGAAGACACCGGCGGAGAGCGGGGCAACCCGGACCTTTTCGACGGCGAGTCCGCGGTCCGCGAGCGCCTCGAGCCAGCGGTCATCCGTGGCCAGGAGGGCTTCAACCACCTCGAATTCCTCCTCCAGCACCGGCAGTTCGCCCGTCACCGCTGTATCCAGTTCGACGGCGGAGTCCACCCTTTGGTGCGTGACGGAGACAAGGACATCGTGCGGGGCCGCGCCGGAGACGTCGTGGATGAAAACCCGGAAACGGCGGTCCGCCGCCTCCGGATCCGAGCCGCGGGGCGGATCCTGCAGGCCCAGGTAGGCAATCCGGTGCTGCGGACCCAGGCGGCCTTCCGCCTGCAGGATGGACCGCACCTGCAGGATTTCGGCAGCGGTTGCCAGGCCGAATGCGGAGGCAGTTTCAGTTGGAGCAAGCGTCATGGGTGAACCTTTGTCCGGGCCGTTGCCGGCCTCTGGGATTTATTTTCTATAGTTGTAGAGAATAAACGTACGTAACATGGCTCACAAGAGTCAGGACCAAAATATTTTCCGGGGAGTGGCCGCGATGCCCAAGATTGTCGACCATGACGAGCGGCGCCTGGAACTGGTGGATGCCACCTGGCGGATCATTGCGCGGCAGGGACTGGAAGGCGCCACCATGCGCGAGATCGCCATGGAAGCCGGCTTTGCCAACGGAGCCCTGAAGCCCTACTTCCCCACCAAGGACACGTTGCTGGAGTTCGCCTTCGGCCACGTCTTCAACCGCACCAATCAGCGCATCGCCGAGGGCACCAGGGGCAAGTCCGGCCTGGCAGCCCTGCGGGCCTTTTGCCTTGAAGTACTCCCCCTGGACGAGGAACGCATCAACGAGGCACGGATCGTCATCCCGTTCTGGCAAAGGGCGGTGAATGACGCCCAGAAGGCCGGGATCCACCAGCGCTCGATGGACGAATGGCTGGCCGCCATCCACCGCTACCTGCAGGAGGCGAGGGACAGCGGAGACGTGACAACCGCCGTCAACAACCATGTCCTGGCCGGCCAACTGTTGAACATGCTGCTGGGCGCGCAGATAGAAGCGGCGCTTGCGCCGGAAGGCCGCACGGACTTCGGCCACGCGGCGCAGCTGGAGGGGTACCTGGCACTGCTGGGCAAAAATCCTGCCGGCAAATGAGCGCCTTACTCGAAAGTATGCTTACTATTGAGGGGTCAGGTTCTGGTTCACGCCGGAGCGAGCACGAACTGTTAGGAGCATCTCCATGGGTTTGGATGACAAGATCGGCAACGCAGCAGAGAAGCTCGGCGGCAAGGGCAAGGAAGCTGCCGGAAACGCCACGGGCGATGAGAGCCTGAAGGCCGAAGGCCAGACGGACCAGTCGAAGTCGGACCTCAAGCAGGCCGGCGAGCACGTCAAGGACGCCTTCAAGAAGGACTAGTCGACGCTCGCATAATGGGTGCAGCTCCAGCCGGAGTTGCACCCATTGTCGTATTCAGGGCCGCTGCTCCCCCACGTTGCCGGCCTGCACATTGCCGTGCATGTCCCGCAATTCCTGCAGCAGTCTCAGTTGTTCGGCGTTGATGTTCATGAGCATCTCGATGTGCGCCGCAGCGCGAACGTCCGTTTCGTAGTCATGCTGCGCCATGGCCGAGGCGATGGCGTCCTGGCGCTTGGCCGCGATCAACAGGATGGCCCCCTGCAGCCCGGCCAGCATGGACAGGAAAAGGTTCAGGAGGATGTAGGGATAAGGATCCCACGCACTGGCGGCGAGGACGTAGCTGTTCAGCGCAGCCCACGCTGCCATGAACGCCAGGAAGATGCCCACGAAAGGCCAGCTGCCCATCCCGTTCCGGAGGGTGTCCGCGGCCCTCTCACCGGGAGTGAGGCCTTCCTTGTGCCGCCGGTGCCAGTTGCTTCTGATGTCCGTCATGGCCCCAGACTATGTCCTGGGTGAGGAGCCGCGCGGCTAGTGGATAAGCCCTGACACGAGGTTGATGGTGGTGGCCAGCACGATCGCGCCAAGAAGGTAGGACAGCAGGGCCTGCCGCAGCACGGTGGCACGGATGGCGTTGGTCTTGAGGTTGGTGTCGGATACCTGGAAGGTCATCCCCACGGTAAAGGCCAGGTAGGCAAAATCCGCGTACCTGGGAGGGCTCTCCTCGTTGAAGTCGATGCCGGCCCCATTCCGGTAGTAGATGGCGGCATACCTCAGGGTGAACAGGGTGTGGACCAGGAACCAGGACAGGGCAATGCTGCCCAGGGCCATGGCCACGGTTGCGTCCTTGCTGTAGCCCTGGGCATTGGACGCATCCGCCAGGATCAGCCCCACGCCCGCAAAACTGGCCACCGTGGCCGTGAGGACCAGCGCGTCCGAAGAGACCCGGCCCGGATCCTCCCGCAATGCGTGCGCAGCGGTAGCCGCGGGACCGAGACGCCCAATGACGAGCCAGACCCACAGCAGGTACGTAACCGACGCCGCGGCCCAGCCAAGTGCCGGCGCGTAGGCCCAGTTGCCCAGGAAACCCACCAGCAGGGCGGCAGCCAGGCCGACGCCGGCCATCACCAGCAGGCGGAGCCGTGATTGGTGCGCGGGGGAATCGAAGTTCCGGCCGGGACCCGAGGGGACGGCCTGCATGGGATTCATGGCCAGATCATGGCACGCCCGTCTTGTGCTTTGCTGGAGGTGGAGACTTCTTATTTTCGACAACTGTTGAAAATAGACGGTCAGGGGACTAACCTGAACTCACTGTGTCGCGGGACACAGGCGGGGGATCGTCGAGTTGCATTCCGTTACGAGGAAAATCCATGCCAGCAACAGCTCCAACCCGGGGATCGTCCCGGCAGGCACCCCAGGACCTCACCTCCAGGGTGGCCGGTTCCTTCGACCACTGGAAGCACTTGGTGGCCGAATCCTTCGTGCCCCTCACGGCACGGACCAATGACGTGGAGGGCTTCCAGGGACGGATGCGTTCGCGCGTGCTGGACCGGATGTCCATCGTCGAAGTCACCGCCACTTCGCATGAGGTGCACCGCACGCCGGACTTGATTGCCCAGGCCCACGAGCGCTACTTCAAGCTGAACCTGCAGCTGGAAGGAACCGGCCTGCTGGTCCAGGACAACAGGGAAGCCGTGCTCCAGCCCGGGGACCTGGCCATCTACGACACCAACCGGCCTTACACCCTGGCGTTTGAGGACCAGACCCGGATCATGGTGCTCATGTTCCCCTGCGACGCCCTGTCGCTGCCTGCGGATTATGTGGGCCAGCTTGCCGCGGTGCGAATGGGCAGCGGGGGCCTCAGCGGGATCGTGGGCCAGTTTATTCGGGAGCTGTCGGCAAACCTGGATGTCCTGAGCGGCCCCAGCGGATCCAGGCTCGCCACCAACGCACTGGACCTGGTATCCACCATGCTGCATTCTGAAATGGACATTTCGCCGGACAGGATGAAGCCACAGGCACTCCTGGCTGTATCG
Proteins encoded in this window:
- a CDS encoding primary-amine oxidase, with the protein product MTLAPTETASAFGLATAAEILQVRSILQAEGRLGPQHRIAYLGLQDPPRGSDPEAADRRFRVFIHDVSGAAPHDVLVSVTHQRVDSAVELDTAVTGELPVLEEEFEVVEALLATDDRWLEALADRGLAVEKVRVAPLSAGVFEYTEEKGRRILRGLAFVQEFPEDSAWAHPVDGLVAYVDVVSKEVTQVIDLGVMPIPAEHGNYTDPELTGPLRTTQKPISITQPEGPSFTVTGGNHVEWEKWSVDVGFDVREGVVLHNLGFRDGDRLRPIINRASIAEMVVPYGDPSPIRSWQNYFDTGEYLVGQYANSLELGCDCVGDITYLSPVISDAFGNPREVRNGICMHEEDWSILSKHSDLWSGVTYTRRNRRLVISFFTTIGNYDYGFYWYLYLDGTIEFEAKATGIVFTSAFPEGGSDNISQLAPGLGAPFHQHLFSARLDMAVDGFTNRVEEEDVVRQALGPGNERGNAFSRKRTVLARESEAVREADARRGRTWIISNPESHNRLGEPVGYKLHSSNQPTLLADPDSSIARRAAFATKDLWVTRHAEDERYPTGDFVNQHAGGAGLPAYVAQDRDIDGQDIVVWHTFGLTHFPRVEDWPIMPVDTVGFKLRPEGFFDRSPVLDVPANPNKQAAACHTEGVSRGSCH
- a CDS encoding TetR/AcrR family transcriptional regulator, yielding MPKIVDHDERRLELVDATWRIIARQGLEGATMREIAMEAGFANGALKPYFPTKDTLLEFAFGHVFNRTNQRIAEGTRGKSGLAALRAFCLEVLPLDEERINEARIVIPFWQRAVNDAQKAGIHQRSMDEWLAAIHRYLQEARDSGDVTTAVNNHVLAGQLLNMLLGAQIEAALAPEGRTDFGHAAQLEGYLALLGKNPAGK
- a CDS encoding CsbD family protein, whose product is MGLDDKIGNAAEKLGGKGKEAAGNATGDESLKAEGQTDQSKSDLKQAGEHVKDAFKKD
- a CDS encoding DUF1003 domain-containing protein codes for the protein MTDIRSNWHRRHKEGLTPGERAADTLRNGMGSWPFVGIFLAFMAAWAALNSYVLAASAWDPYPYILLNLFLSMLAGLQGAILLIAAKRQDAIASAMAQHDYETDVRAAAHIEMLMNINAEQLRLLQELRDMHGNVQAGNVGEQRP
- a CDS encoding DUF1345 domain-containing protein — its product is MNPMQAVPSGPGRNFDSPAHQSRLRLLVMAGVGLAAALLVGFLGNWAYAPALGWAAASVTYLLWVWLVIGRLGPAATAAHALREDPGRVSSDALVLTATVASFAGVGLILADASNAQGYSKDATVAMALGSIALSWFLVHTLFTLRYAAIYYRNGAGIDFNEESPPRYADFAYLAFTVGMTFQVSDTNLKTNAIRATVLRQALLSYLLGAIVLATTINLVSGLIH
- a CDS encoding helix-turn-helix domain-containing protein, with the protein product MPATAPTRGSSRQAPQDLTSRVAGSFDHWKHLVAESFVPLTARTNDVEGFQGRMRSRVLDRMSIVEVTATSHEVHRTPDLIAQAHERYFKLNLQLEGTGLLVQDNREAVLQPGDLAIYDTNRPYTLAFEDQTRIMVLMFPCDALSLPADYVGQLAAVRMGSGGLSGIVGQFIRELSANLDVLSGPSGSRLATNALDLVSTMLHSEMDISPDRMKPQALLAVSIREYIEANLSDPLLSPAGIAAAHFISTRHLHNVFHESGSTVAGFIRSQRLDGARRDLRDPLHAGKSVGAVAAAWGFLDAAHFSRTFRDAFGVSPTQWRRAG